One segment of Nocardia farcinica DNA contains the following:
- a CDS encoding DUF2613 domain-containing protein, with protein MKFAVPGVASAVAGAVLGVIAVFAITAAVQQNSRPEIDRSGDADSSLLNSVEYGSR; from the coding sequence ATGAAGTTTGCTGTCCCTGGTGTTGCGAGTGCGGTTGCCGGCGCCGTGCTGGGCGTGATCGCGGTCTTCGCCATCACGGCGGCGGTGCAGCAGAACTCGCGCCCCGAGATCGACCGCAGTGGCGACGCCGATTCCTCGCTGCTCAACAGCGTTGAATACGGCAGCCGCTGA
- a CDS encoding DUF5685 family protein, with amino-acid sequence MCGLCLGLRDGHGQVARAATNTDAILLSVLTEAQAPPLAARTEAGRCPLRGMARAEVAAADAPGVQLAATASLLLGAAALRDRVDDGDAAPLTGRPMVRLSASWAARARTQARRIGFDVDPLVAAIAAQTDRERSATDLAELTAATQLCAAEFFAHTAVLAGRADNADHLRTAGTHFGRIAHLADAVQDLDADRTTGRFNPLDASDTSVAQAQALIQESDAQIRRALAAAELAEVPTVRWMLLDPLHAVLHRVAAGTRHRPTRPGIGAAIGITLTQYCTGYACCADHTNPCTGRREQAWRKSCDCGSCCDCANCCSGCDGKGGCCDGCGCCDC; translated from the coding sequence ATGTGCGGATTGTGTCTGGGGCTGCGGGACGGGCACGGACAGGTCGCCCGCGCCGCGACCAACACCGACGCGATTCTGCTGAGCGTGCTCACCGAGGCGCAGGCGCCGCCGCTCGCGGCCCGGACCGAGGCGGGCCGCTGCCCGCTGCGGGGGATGGCGCGCGCCGAGGTGGCCGCGGCCGACGCTCCGGGTGTGCAGCTGGCCGCGACCGCATCCCTGCTGCTCGGTGCGGCCGCGCTGCGCGACCGGGTCGACGACGGCGACGCCGCCCCGCTGACCGGGCGGCCGATGGTCCGGCTGTCGGCGTCGTGGGCGGCGCGGGCGCGCACCCAGGCACGGCGGATCGGCTTCGACGTGGACCCGCTGGTCGCGGCGATCGCCGCGCAGACCGACCGCGAGCGGTCCGCCACCGACCTCGCCGAGCTGACCGCGGCCACCCAACTGTGCGCCGCAGAGTTCTTCGCCCACACCGCCGTGCTCGCGGGCCGCGCCGACAACGCCGACCACTTACGCACGGCCGGAACACATTTCGGCCGCATCGCACACCTCGCCGACGCCGTGCAGGATCTCGACGCCGACCGCACGACCGGCCGGTTCAACCCACTCGACGCCTCCGACACCTCCGTGGCCCAGGCACAGGCCCTGATCCAGGAGTCCGACGCGCAGATCCGCCGGGCCCTCGCGGCCGCCGAACTCGCCGAGGTCCCCACGGTGCGCTGGATGCTGCTCGACCCACTGCACGCGGTGCTGCACCGCGTCGCTGCCGGCACCCGTCATCGCCCCACCCGGCCGGGCATCGGCGCGGCCATCGGCATCACCCTCACCCAGTACTGCACCGGGTACGCCTGCTGCGCCGACCACACCAATCCCTGCACCGGCCGACGGGAACAGGCCTGGCGCAAGAGCTGCGACTGCGGTTCCTGCTGTGACTGCGCGAATTGCTGCTCCGGCTGCGACGGCAAGGGCGGCTGCTGCGACGGGTGCGGGTGCTGCGACTGCTGA
- a CDS encoding universal stress protein, with protein sequence MPCDLMLIAYDGSENAKRAIEYAGRFLSAQRAVVLTAWEPMVRQAARLSGLSGVMQPDWVPDEELEDVAYVDARTINTEGVRLAKLAGLNAEARTVECTTTIWNAIVECADELDVDLIVAGTRGATGIRALLHSSVADAVLKHCHRPVLMVPPGKEPAR encoded by the coding sequence GTGCCCTGCGATCTGATGCTCATCGCCTACGACGGCTCCGAGAACGCCAAACGCGCCATCGAATACGCCGGCCGCTTCCTCTCCGCGCAGCGCGCCGTGGTGCTCACCGCCTGGGAGCCGATGGTGCGGCAGGCCGCGCGGCTCTCCGGGCTCTCGGGGGTGATGCAACCGGACTGGGTGCCCGACGAAGAACTCGAGGACGTCGCCTACGTCGACGCCCGCACCATCAACACCGAGGGCGTGCGCCTGGCGAAACTGGCCGGGCTCAACGCCGAGGCGCGCACCGTCGAATGCACCACCACCATCTGGAACGCCATCGTGGAATGCGCCGACGAACTCGACGTCGACCTCATCGTCGCGGGCACCCGAGGGGCCACCGGCATCCGCGCCCTGTTGCACAGCAGCGTCGCCGACGCGGTGCTCAAGCACTGCCATCGGCCCGTGCTGATGGTGCCGCCGGGGAAGGAACCCGCGCGCTGA
- a CDS encoding isochorismate synthase has product MNGFLLARPDGVLRASGVRAAFDAVNDARAALRTGAAAIVVGALPFDPARPAALVAPAEQVHTAGPWRPAALPPLQRVQVVSEFPSAGEHLARVAKLVEQLDDPDTELRKVVAARSVLAEADGVLEPETVAAQLAARHPGASVFAVDLTAAGRTGATLIGASPELLVARQGRTVTLHPLAGTAPRRADPDADAAQAAELLDSAKNREEHSYVIEWIRDVLTPLCTELRIPEGPRLVETHDVWHLATPIVGTLREPAPTALDLAVLLHPTPAVCGTPTAAALETITRVEGDRGFYGGAVGWCDADGDGTWVVAIRCAELAADGRSLRAYAGGGIVAASQPQAELDETTAKLRTFLGGLDCAVPTH; this is encoded by the coding sequence ATGAACGGTTTCCTGCTGGCCCGGCCCGATGGTGTGCTGCGCGCGTCGGGCGTGCGCGCCGCGTTCGACGCGGTGAACGACGCGCGCGCCGCGCTGCGGACGGGTGCCGCCGCGATCGTGGTGGGGGCGTTGCCGTTCGATCCGGCGCGGCCCGCGGCCCTGGTCGCGCCCGCGGAGCAGGTGCACACCGCCGGTCCGTGGCGGCCCGCCGCGTTGCCGCCGCTGCAGCGGGTGCAGGTCGTCAGCGAATTCCCCAGTGCCGGTGAGCATCTGGCGCGGGTGGCGAAACTCGTGGAGCAGCTGGACGATCCCGACACCGAGTTGCGCAAGGTGGTGGCGGCGCGCTCGGTGCTCGCCGAGGCCGACGGCGTGCTGGAACCGGAGACGGTGGCCGCGCAGCTGGCCGCCCGGCATCCCGGCGCGAGCGTGTTCGCGGTCGACCTCACCGCTGCCGGACGCACCGGGGCGACCCTGATCGGGGCCTCGCCGGAGCTGCTGGTGGCCAGGCAGGGACGCACGGTGACGCTGCACCCGCTCGCGGGCACGGCGCCGCGCCGCGCCGACCCGGACGCGGACGCGGCGCAGGCCGCGGAGTTGCTGGACAGCGCGAAGAACCGCGAGGAGCACTCCTACGTCATCGAGTGGATCCGCGACGTGCTCACCCCGCTGTGCACGGAACTGCGCATCCCCGAGGGTCCGCGGCTGGTGGAGACCCACGACGTGTGGCATCTGGCCACGCCCATCGTCGGCACCCTGCGCGAGCCCGCCCCGACCGCGCTGGATCTGGCGGTGTTGCTGCACCCGACGCCCGCGGTGTGCGGGACGCCGACCGCGGCGGCGCTGGAGACGATCACCCGGGTCGAGGGCGACCGCGGGTTCTACGGCGGTGCGGTCGGCTGGTGCGACGCCGACGGCGACGGCACCTGGGTGGTGGCCATCCGGTGCGCCGAACTCGCCGCCGACGGGCGCTCGCTGCGCGCCTACGCCGGTGGCGGGATCGTCGCGGCCTCGCAGCCGCAGGCCGAACTGGACGAGACCACCGCCAAACTGCGCACTTTCCTCGGTGGGCTGGACTGCGCGGTGCCCACGCACTGA
- a CDS encoding MaoC/PaaZ C-terminal domain-containing protein, with product MTDKTQVITLTEPPKNSKLFVQAALGAVPLPLSARKQTLPDRVVELRGLRVDPDHLADYCRATGLRFGDALPLTYPFILSFPLAMRLVVARDFPFVAVGAVHAQNLIERSREISVSEPLDLRTHIENLREHPRGLLVDAITEVSVGREQVWRQVTTFLHQQRTSLSGGPKPEPKPEEVPPPPLRTIRVDQKMITRYAQASGDHNPIHTSALGARAFGFPRAIAHGMWSAANVLSNVEGRIPEKVAYSVKFGKPILLPATVNVYADQVDGGWDLALRHPKKGYPHLTATLR from the coding sequence ATGACGGACAAGACGCAGGTGATCACGCTCACCGAGCCGCCGAAGAACAGCAAGCTCTTCGTGCAGGCGGCCCTGGGCGCGGTGCCGCTGCCGCTGTCGGCGCGCAAGCAGACGCTGCCCGACCGGGTGGTCGAGCTGCGCGGGCTGCGGGTGGATCCCGACCACCTGGCCGACTACTGCCGGGCCACCGGGCTGCGCTTCGGTGACGCGCTGCCACTGACCTATCCGTTCATCCTCAGCTTCCCGCTGGCGATGCGGCTGGTGGTGGCGCGCGACTTCCCGTTCGTGGCGGTGGGCGCGGTGCACGCGCAGAACCTGATCGAGCGGAGCCGGGAGATCTCGGTGAGCGAGCCGCTGGATCTGCGCACCCACATCGAGAATCTGCGCGAGCATCCGCGCGGGCTCCTGGTGGACGCGATCACCGAGGTGAGCGTGGGTCGCGAGCAGGTGTGGCGGCAGGTCACCACCTTCCTGCACCAGCAGCGCACCTCGCTGTCGGGCGGGCCGAAGCCCGAGCCGAAACCGGAGGAGGTGCCCCCGCCGCCGCTGCGCACCATCCGGGTGGATCAGAAGATGATCACCCGGTACGCCCAGGCCTCCGGCGATCACAACCCGATCCACACCTCGGCGTTGGGCGCCAGGGCATTCGGTTTCCCACGGGCGATCGCGCACGGCATGTGGTCGGCGGCCAACGTGCTGAGCAATGTCGAGGGCCGGATTCCGGAGAAGGTGGCCTACTCGGTGAAGTTCGGCAAGCCGATCCTGCTGCCCGCCACCGTGAATGTGTACGCCGATCAGGTCGACGGCGGCTGGGATCTGGCGCTGCGGCACCCGAAGAAGGGGTATCCGCACCTCACCGCGACGCTGCGCTGA
- a CDS encoding glycoside hydrolase family 3 N-terminal domain-containing protein gives MRKTPLVLLALCAAIATACSGGGTTATSTSTAQPAASTSATEPSTGTGTPVARDCGAEFLGSLTTRQKLAQLLTVGITGTADALDVVNREQIGGIFVGSWTDPSLLADGQLPQVQAAARVPVMVTIDEEGGRVSRARDLVGAAPSARDTAQTMTPEEFYQATLTRGRALKDLGITVNFAPDVDVSAQPDDSVIGDRSFSDDPAVVTRYAEAYIRAMREVGVGTVMKHFPGHGSGSGDSHTGAVRTPPFEQLQAVDLVPYRELIGSGAAVMVGHLDVPGLTTPDVPASISPQVMTLLRQGTGYGAAPFQGPIFTDDLGGMAAITSRMSIEEAVEAALVAGADNALWITTDAVTSVLDRLEQAVASGRLPMAQVDASVLRMAAYKGVLPC, from the coding sequence ATGCGGAAGACGCCTCTGGTCCTGCTCGCACTGTGCGCGGCGATCGCCACCGCCTGCTCGGGCGGCGGCACCACCGCCACCTCGACGTCGACGGCCCAGCCTGCCGCGTCGACCTCGGCCACCGAGCCGTCCACCGGCACCGGCACGCCGGTCGCCCGCGACTGCGGCGCGGAGTTCCTCGGCTCGCTCACCACCCGGCAGAAGCTGGCGCAGCTGCTCACCGTGGGCATCACCGGCACCGCCGACGCGCTCGACGTGGTGAACCGCGAGCAGATCGGCGGCATCTTCGTCGGCAGCTGGACCGATCCGTCGCTGCTGGCGGACGGGCAGCTCCCGCAGGTGCAGGCCGCCGCGCGGGTACCGGTGATGGTGACGATCGACGAGGAGGGCGGCCGCGTCTCGCGCGCCCGTGACCTCGTCGGCGCCGCCCCCTCGGCCCGCGACACCGCGCAGACCATGACGCCGGAGGAGTTCTACCAGGCCACCCTGACCCGCGGCCGGGCGCTGAAGGACCTCGGCATCACGGTGAACTTCGCCCCCGACGTCGACGTCAGCGCCCAGCCCGACGACTCGGTGATCGGCGACCGCTCCTTCTCCGACGATCCCGCGGTGGTCACCCGCTACGCCGAGGCCTACATCCGCGCCATGCGCGAGGTCGGCGTCGGCACGGTGATGAAACACTTCCCCGGCCACGGCTCCGGTTCCGGCGATTCGCACACCGGCGCGGTGCGCACGCCGCCGTTCGAGCAGCTCCAGGCCGTCGACCTGGTGCCCTACCGCGAGCTGATCGGCTCCGGCGCGGCGGTGATGGTCGGCCACCTCGACGTGCCCGGCCTCACCACCCCGGACGTGCCTGCGAGTATCAGCCCGCAGGTGATGACCCTGTTGCGCCAGGGCACCGGCTACGGCGCCGCGCCGTTCCAGGGTCCGATCTTCACCGACGACCTGGGCGGCATGGCCGCGATCACGTCCCGGATGAGCATCGAGGAGGCGGTGGAGGCCGCGCTGGTCGCCGGCGCCGACAACGCCCTGTGGATCACCACCGACGCGGTCACCTCGGTGCTGGACCGGCTGGAACAGGCGGTCGCGAGCGGCCGGTTGCCGATGGCGCAGGTGGACGCCTCGGTGCTGCGCATGGCGGCCTACAAGGGCGTTCTGCCCTGTTGA
- a CDS encoding TetR/AcrR family transcriptional regulator: MAGGTKRLPRAVREQQMLDAAVEVFARKGFHDTSMDAIAAEAKISKPMLYLYYGSKDELFRACIQREGIRLIEAVAPAGNPLLSPHEQLRTALEAFLGFVDRNRRSWQVLYRQAIGQQAFASEIDNARERVIELTAKLLESSAKHAEPGTNFDIVAAAVIGAGEAIADRVAGGRIEVSEAVDLLDDLAWSGLAGRKKSE, encoded by the coding sequence ATGGCGGGCGGAACGAAACGACTTCCCCGGGCGGTTCGTGAGCAGCAGATGCTCGACGCCGCGGTGGAAGTCTTCGCGCGCAAGGGGTTCCACGATACCTCCATGGACGCCATCGCCGCCGAGGCGAAGATCTCCAAGCCGATGCTCTATCTCTACTACGGCTCCAAGGACGAGCTGTTCCGCGCCTGCATCCAGCGCGAGGGCATCCGGTTGATCGAGGCCGTCGCGCCCGCGGGCAACCCGCTGCTGTCCCCGCACGAACAGCTGCGCACCGCGTTGGAAGCGTTCCTGGGCTTCGTCGACCGCAACCGCCGCTCCTGGCAGGTGCTCTACCGGCAGGCGATCGGCCAGCAGGCCTTCGCCTCCGAGATCGACAATGCCCGCGAACGGGTCATCGAACTCACCGCCAAGCTGCTGGAGTCCAGCGCCAAGCACGCCGAGCCCGGCACGAACTTCGACATCGTCGCCGCCGCCGTCATCGGTGCGGGGGAGGCCATCGCCGATCGCGTCGCGGGCGGGCGCATCGAGGTCTCCGAGGCCGTCGATCTGCTCGACGACCTGGCCTGGAGCGGTCTGGCGGGCCGCAAGAAGAGCGAGTAG
- a CDS encoding alpha-(1->3)-arabinofuranosyltransferase: MTSASSADSLGTSGADRARPESAPLGRRWFAGTVVAAFLLTFLQAPGLTVADTKYDLAQNPLGFLDRAAHLWSSQAPMGQVQNQAYGYFFPHGAFFSAGDLLGLPAWVTQRIWWALLLLAGFWGIVRLCETLGIGTRGSRIVAAVAFTLSPRVLTTLGSISSETLPMVLAPWVLIAPAALGNAYRRRRRGGAESPAGSALALALMGAVNAVATVAAFLPALLWWASYRPNRRWWRFTAAWVPLLVLATLWWVVPLLLLGRVSPPFLDYIESSGVTTQWASLAEVLRGTDSWTPFVSPERIAGAVLVTQPAAVLATGLIAAAGMAGLAMRSMPHRGRLSLILLVGLVGICAGFVGELSGPFAESVRVFLDSTGAPLRNVHKLEPLIRIPLVLGLAHLLTRVPLPASAPMPRVFGAFAHPERDKLVAVAALVLTALALSTSLAWTGKLAPRGAYDEVPAYWHETADWLAAHAADTRALVVPGAPFGSQVWGLTRDEPLQALARTPWAVRDAVPLNPPGTIRAMDSVQRLIADGRPSAGLAATLAGQGIGVLVLRNDLDPETSRSTRPLLAHQAIEGSPGLTKVAEFGAPVENLAVAEDLVVDGDLRPTYPAVEIYRVQAPRSPALAPAEVVAGTGAPETFPGAYTVPLDAVPVVQGGPEVLERLRRDGSPAGPALLAADAARAGIPVGPVTVTDTPMDREADFGRVDNHNSALRAPDDARRTHNLVPDYPVPGAEPVRGEWSGATVTASSSAADATQLGGAAPGSSTAAAVDGDPATAWISNGTEIAIGQWLRLDLDKPVTNGLLRLTTSAAAIGDPVKWVEVRTANGSVSARITEPGAPVSLSLPAGRTEWLTITAIRTEGGTGGGQFGISELSLDDYSVRDAPVPVQIRHHTVLPPTPAGGTVLGWDLGQEFPGRNGCFDAPDRVRCSKGLALSPEEPGAFDRMLAVPEPMTVTPELTVRTRQGPALEALLTEPGRPVARGQADVGDLRGSAFAATDGDPRTTWTAPEDTVREATGPKPTLTIELPEPALVTGLDITTSLGGLPAQPTAVSVNLGNGPQVRTLDEDREPGVPARVDLHPTVTDRIELSIQSWRPVLDRTALGFAQTQPPGLAEIEVLGPDHPPAEGPDRVVTVPCESGPTVALGGRVLRTTVTATVAELRSGAPVAARPCAEADAFGEVSTSLPVPAGTAEVTVAPGELFSVDRLRLTRTEPLPARENPDRTRLLVLPLSTNVGWEARTADGRALEPVVVDGWQQGWLMPADATGPVTVSFPVDRWYRWGIFGGLLLLIPLAASAIPRRRAAAEHDPAPRPWSGRAVAVVALTAAAGVIAGVTGAALTVAGLLAARFAGARRIPAPAAIAGIGTAVSAAALSTGPWRSPDGYMGGSLWVQLPALIAVIAVGLAALPPRRR; the protein is encoded by the coding sequence CTGACCTCCGCTTCATCCGCCGACTCGCTCGGCACCTCGGGCGCGGACCGGGCCAGGCCCGAGTCCGCGCCACTCGGGAGACGATGGTTCGCAGGCACCGTGGTCGCGGCGTTCCTGCTCACCTTCCTGCAGGCGCCCGGTCTCACGGTCGCCGACACCAAGTACGACCTGGCCCAGAATCCGCTGGGCTTTCTCGACCGCGCCGCGCACCTGTGGAGCAGCCAGGCCCCGATGGGTCAGGTGCAGAACCAGGCCTACGGGTACTTCTTCCCGCACGGCGCGTTCTTCTCCGCCGGTGATCTGCTCGGCCTGCCCGCCTGGGTGACCCAGCGCATCTGGTGGGCGCTGCTGCTGCTCGCCGGATTCTGGGGCATCGTGCGGCTGTGCGAGACGCTCGGCATCGGCACCCGGGGGTCGCGGATCGTGGCGGCGGTCGCGTTCACCCTGTCCCCGCGCGTGCTCACCACGCTGGGGTCGATCTCCTCGGAGACGTTGCCGATGGTGCTGGCGCCGTGGGTGCTGATCGCGCCCGCCGCGCTGGGCAACGCCTACCGCCGACGCCGCCGGGGCGGCGCCGAGTCGCCCGCGGGCAGTGCGCTGGCGTTGGCGTTGATGGGCGCGGTCAACGCGGTGGCCACCGTCGCGGCCTTCCTGCCCGCGCTGCTGTGGTGGGCCTCCTACCGCCCGAATCGGCGCTGGTGGCGGTTCACCGCCGCGTGGGTGCCGCTGCTGGTGCTGGCGACGCTGTGGTGGGTGGTGCCGCTGCTGTTGCTCGGGCGCGTCAGCCCGCCGTTCCTGGACTACATCGAGTCCTCCGGTGTCACCACGCAGTGGGCGTCGCTGGCGGAGGTGCTGCGCGGCACCGACAGCTGGACGCCGTTCGTCTCCCCCGAACGCATCGCGGGCGCGGTGCTGGTCACCCAGCCGGCGGCGGTGTTGGCGACCGGGCTGATCGCGGCCGCGGGCATGGCCGGGCTGGCGATGCGCTCGATGCCGCACCGGGGGCGGCTGAGCCTGATCCTGCTCGTGGGGCTGGTGGGCATCTGCGCGGGCTTCGTCGGCGAGCTGAGCGGGCCGTTCGCCGAATCGGTCCGGGTGTTCCTCGATTCCACCGGCGCGCCGCTGCGCAACGTCCACAAGCTCGAACCCCTCATCCGCATCCCGCTGGTGCTCGGCCTGGCCCACCTGCTGACCCGGGTGCCGTTGCCCGCCTCGGCCCCGATGCCGCGGGTCTTCGGCGCGTTCGCCCACCCCGAACGCGACAAGCTGGTCGCGGTGGCCGCGCTCGTGCTGACCGCGCTCGCGCTGTCGACCTCGCTGGCGTGGACCGGCAAGCTCGCCCCGCGCGGCGCCTACGACGAGGTGCCCGCCTACTGGCACGAGACCGCGGACTGGCTGGCCGCCCATGCCGCCGACACCCGCGCGCTCGTGGTGCCCGGTGCGCCGTTCGGCAGCCAGGTGTGGGGCCTCACGCGCGACGAACCGTTGCAGGCGCTCGCGCGCACCCCCTGGGCGGTGCGTGACGCGGTGCCGCTCAATCCCCCCGGCACCATCCGCGCGATGGACTCGGTGCAGCGGCTCATCGCCGACGGCCGCCCCTCGGCCGGGCTGGCCGCCACGCTCGCCGGACAGGGCATCGGCGTGCTGGTGTTGCGCAACGACCTCGACCCGGAGACCTCGCGCTCGACCCGGCCGCTGCTCGCGCACCAGGCGATCGAGGGCTCACCCGGACTGACCAAGGTCGCCGAATTCGGTGCGCCCGTGGAGAACCTGGCCGTCGCCGAGGATCTGGTCGTCGACGGAGACCTGCGCCCCACCTACCCCGCCGTGGAGATCTACCGGGTGCAGGCGCCGCGCTCCCCCGCCCTCGCCCCGGCCGAGGTGGTTGCGGGCACCGGCGCGCCGGAGACCTTCCCCGGCGCCTACACCGTGCCGCTGGACGCGGTCCCGGTCGTGCAGGGCGGACCCGAGGTGCTGGAACGGCTGCGCCGCGACGGCAGTCCGGCCGGGCCCGCGCTGCTGGCCGCCGACGCCGCCCGCGCCGGGATTCCGGTCGGGCCGGTCACCGTGACCGACACCCCGATGGACCGGGAAGCCGATTTCGGCCGCGTGGACAACCACAACTCCGCGCTGCGCGCCCCCGACGACGCCCGCCGCACCCACAACCTGGTCCCCGACTACCCGGTGCCCGGCGCCGAACCGGTCCGCGGCGAATGGAGCGGCGCCACCGTCACCGCCTCCAGCTCGGCCGCCGACGCCACCCAGCTCGGCGGCGCCGCGCCGGGCAGTTCGACCGCGGCCGCCGTGGACGGCGACCCGGCCACGGCGTGGATCAGCAACGGCACCGAGATCGCGATCGGCCAGTGGCTGCGGCTGGATCTCGACAAGCCGGTGACCAACGGCCTGCTGCGGTTGACCACCAGCGCGGCCGCGATCGGCGACCCTGTCAAGTGGGTGGAGGTGCGCACCGCCAACGGCAGCGTGTCCGCGCGGATCACCGAACCCGGTGCGCCGGTCTCGCTGTCGCTGCCCGCCGGACGCACCGAATGGCTCACCATCACCGCCATCCGCACCGAAGGCGGCACCGGCGGAGGGCAGTTCGGCATCAGCGAACTCTCCCTCGACGACTACAGCGTGCGCGACGCGCCCGTGCCGGTACAGATCCGTCACCACACCGTGCTGCCGCCCACCCCGGCCGGCGGCACGGTGCTCGGCTGGGACCTCGGCCAGGAATTCCCCGGCCGCAACGGCTGTTTCGACGCCCCGGACCGGGTGCGCTGCAGCAAGGGCCTGGCGCTCTCGCCGGAGGAGCCGGGCGCCTTCGACCGGATGCTCGCGGTGCCGGAACCGATGACGGTGACGCCCGAGCTGACGGTGCGCACCCGGCAGGGCCCCGCGCTGGAGGCCCTGCTCACCGAGCCGGGGCGGCCGGTCGCACGCGGTCAGGCCGACGTCGGCGACCTGCGCGGCTCGGCGTTCGCGGCCACCGACGGCGACCCGCGCACCACCTGGACCGCGCCGGAGGACACCGTCCGCGAGGCCACCGGCCCGAAACCCACGCTCACCATCGAGCTGCCCGAACCCGCACTGGTCACCGGCCTGGACATCACCACCTCGCTCGGCGGGCTGCCCGCCCAGCCGACCGCGGTGTCGGTGAACCTCGGCAACGGCCCGCAGGTCCGCACCCTCGACGAGGACCGTGAGCCGGGCGTCCCCGCGCGCGTCGACCTGCACCCCACCGTGACCGACCGCATCGAACTGAGCATCCAGAGCTGGCGGCCGGTGCTGGACCGCACCGCCCTCGGCTTCGCGCAGACCCAGCCGCCCGGACTCGCCGAGATCGAGGTGCTCGGGCCGGATCACCCGCCCGCCGAAGGACCCGACCGGGTCGTGACGGTGCCGTGCGAGAGCGGCCCCACGGTGGCGCTCGGTGGCCGGGTGCTGCGGACCACCGTGACCGCGACCGTGGCCGAATTGCGGTCGGGCGCACCGGTGGCGGCGCGGCCGTGCGCGGAAGCGGATGCGTTCGGCGAGGTTTCGACCAGCCTGCCGGTGCCCGCGGGTACCGCGGAGGTGACCGTGGCGCCGGGCGAGTTGTTCAGCGTCGACCGGCTGCGGTTGACGCGCACCGAACCACTGCCCGCGCGCGAGAACCCCGACCGCACACGGCTTCTGGTGCTGCCGTTGAGCACCAACGTCGGCTGGGAGGCGCGCACCGCCGACGGGCGTGCGCTGGAACCGGTGGTCGTCGACGGATGGCAGCAGGGGTGGTTGATGCCCGCCGATGCCACCGGGCCGGTGACGGTCTCGTTCCCGGTCGACCGGTGGTACCGGTGGGGCATATTCGGCGGTCTGCTGTTGCTGATTCCGTTGGCGGCGTCGGCGATTCCCCGCCGTCGTGCCGCGGCCGAACACGACCCCGCACCGCGGCCGTGGTCGGGTCGGGCGGTCGCGGTCGTCGCGCTGACCGCGGCCGCGGGCGTCATCGCGGGCGTGACCGGTGCGGCGCTGACCGTCGCCGGACTGCTCGCCGCCCGCTTCGCCGGTGCGCGCCGCATCCCCGCCCCGGCCGCGATCGCGGGCATCGGGACCGCGGTGTCGGCGGCAGCGCTCTCGACCGGGCCGTGGCGGTCGCCGGACGGGTACATGGGTGGCTCGTTGTGGGTGCAGCTGCCGGCGTTGATCGCGGTGATCGCCGTGGGACTCGCGGCGTTGCCCCCGCGACGGCGGTGA